gttggctaacTACGCTCATGCGCAGAAATATGTCATCGGGTCTaagcaaagatttttttttaactatctgTGGTCTGAGGATCGTCTCGCGCCAAACTGCGCATGTGCAACCCGTCATATACGGCACAAATTAAAacttgtcactttcacgaggttcaagtaataacatgttcaactagtTAAGAAATTctctcgaatctaggttgtgcctttagatttcgagaacaTTAACAACTAGGAAGACATTTCTgcctctcattgacttctcaaaccccggcctggtctgcttggtctgtttcgcaaaTGTTCCCAGAAGTATTgcaatgttgcgcctctgggtttagaaactctgtggcaaGGCGTTCGTGAAGGGGAGGGAAATAGTTACCTAACCAATGACGTCAGAGGCGGCAAAACACACACTCGTCATTTAAACCCAAGCGGGAAAGCAGAATGAACATTGGGCTGTCGTGAAATCTCCAGTGAAGGTCCACGTCCCGTTTGTATTTTATTGGTGAAAATTAGGACAACATGGTGAGGACGAAGGCAGACAGTGTCCCCGGAACTTACAGAAAAGGTAATGTTCTGCAAACAAAACCTGATGAATATATAATTAGCTCGCTGGTTGAGTGCGGAACTGGaatcgctaacgttagctacttaaTTACCGTAGCCAACTGTAGTTTTGCGAACATAATTGCCACTCCTACATTTTCTATTTTTGATTAACTTGATCGATTTCATTGATTAGCTAACATGATTGACCGGGTTAGATGCCTGTCTCCCGCCATTTCAATATAATCGTGAACACCGCGCATGCCAACCCAGCCGGATGTTGCATTATCTAGTTAGGTATGTTCTCACATCTCATCATTTGTGCAGGATTGGATTGTTATTCGAAAATTTACTTGCATCAATAAATTACATTTTTGCTCGTCACTGTACAACTATAGATTGGATAAAGAATTGGCGTAACATGTCGTTATTAACGTCTTTGGTTAGCTAACGTTGGCAAATTTTTGTAATTCATTATCCTCAATCTGGCGGTAACTTCGCCGCCCAAATTAAGGAAGCCAGCCATACATATATGGCGGTGTCGATTACTTTGCCAGATCAGACTAAAGTAAACTCACTCCATTCCGTAGAAATATgtgcaaccgcgacattcaaaggaggctgcaaagaaaactaatgggactgtgttgacttcaaaatcgggggggtgaactacgtttctattcaagcgttgatcgacatggtaatgactatagtattggagaaaagttgagaaCTGACCCTCGTTATATCATGACGTGtaatgccgtaacgtacagcacgcataaagcaacgaTTTGTCTTACAATCTCTGTCccccaggtgtagcacttctctcatcgtttaaaaacaagaaatggacagtgacgggtaagggggggatacctagtcattttttgcgtcatcactgcaagcatcatgactctcaaagccgctgtttacttttgaagatcactttagcaccgcactaaaaacccgattcaaatttgacacaaaccttcaaacagctatgtaatgacacatataaactctttatagtgtttcatttacatttccgaggcgataaggtgataagttggacagatcgagtgaaaaaaagttttcccacacgacatctgtcctaATCACTATCGCGCATTAGTTgagcttccccacccgccatttttaagaagacccgacggagctcattgccttgttgaattatgcTGAAACAGGCAGCGTGGAGCTCAtgtcattgattttgttggaaaggggagaaattgtgctttacaatggtattgacattacagttgatctggaagtattacgtttttggggcgctaaaataaggtcaattgtacggaccaaggcgatgtacaaaagtgagtttacgttaacgtatttatacattttcagcTGTGGCTGCATCTGCACCCAGGAAGTCATTGGGTGCCTCGAGTTCTGCTAATGCATTAAGCAGCTCTCAAGCAGGCACACCTGGTGAGTCATGATTTCATTGACCTTAAAAGTAACATTGACTACCTAATAACCATATATTTCTATGTAATCCTAGTTAGATGAGACATTTCTGGTAGATAACAAACAACTTGCCTCCAGATGAGTTTCTTGCTCATATTTTCATCACTGGTGAGGACTCTAAATGTTGTTTTGCAGCAAAGAGTAAATTTGCTGGTGGTAATCCTGTGTGTCCTCGGCCCACCCCAACTTGGCAGAAGGGAATTGGAGATTTCTTTGGTGGGCCCAGCASGAAGCCTGACAAAGAGAACCACCTCCCCCAGTCAGATGATGAAGAGGCCGGAGTCAGTGGAGTGTCCAAGTCATCCAGGAAGTACGTTCATTCTATTAAGCATTGTTTTAGGACTAGTCTAAAAGCGCCCCCAAAATGCCTACCGCTTTAGTGCTTGCAGAAGTTCCTCttaaatctgttccaaaaacgttGCCAATAGAAAGTATGTGTTCTGATTGTTAAATGCAATGTTTTGGGAACAGATTCTGAACTTTTTTTTATACACCTGTGCCTTGTGGAGGTATTTTGCCAAAGCAGAATCAATGGGTTACAAGTACAGTCCTGCTGTTTCTGGAAATGTATTGAACCACGTTTGAATGTACATCTAGCTGTTTGTCTGCAAGTTATCCATTGTTGAGCCAGGTTTCAAATTTTCAGGATGCATCTATGATTTTCAGTGCGCTAAGCCAGTTCAAATTTAATTATGGGCGAAACAGCATTGATTCCATATTTGCTGGCCTATCTAATGTCAATCACTCGCCTTTCAGTTCCAGACCACTGCCTGCTGAGGATGCTGAGGGTGAATGAGCTTAGCCAATGGTGCCCCACTTGAAAAGCCATTGCCTCTAATACTTGAATGGGTTGGGTATATCTTTGTATATAATTATTGATTAATTCATGTTTTTGTACAGATGTTTAATAAACTTTTTTATTAAGCTTGATTCCATAACGTTGTCACAACCTGGGTGATATTTGATAGTCAACTCTTGTTTGAGGCCCACATCAAGTGTGACCTTGGTCTTAATTTATAATTCTACTGAACATTGACGGGTTATGACCTATGCTATCACAACCTGCAGCTGAGCGACTTATCCACGCCTTTATCTCATCCTGTTTGGACTATTGTAACGCCCTGTTGGCGCATTTGCCAAAATCCCAGTTCACACCTACCAAGGtatccacaactctggacccaagtacctgtctgaccGCATCCTACCCCACACATGCCCTTTGCTCCTCCAGCTCCCTTCAACAGACTAAACTATGGGTGACACGGCTTTCAGTTGTGTGGCTCCTCTGCTGTGGAGCGCACTGCCAGGCCTGCAGAGACTATGGCCTCGTATAAGGCACAACTACAGGCTGCTGTTCAGAAAAGTATAAGGATGTGTTAATTCTGTTCTGTCAATTGGCTCTGACACCTGTATATAACCTTGATGTCTGCATACTATGTTCTGTGTTGGATTGTTTTAATTTTCTTTGGTGCCTTGGGTGAGAAAAGCACTTACATTAAATTATTATTCTATTCCTGCTTCCAAAATCTAGTCTTCTATTGGGTCTCAAACAAAGTTGTAGTTGTGATATTTTGTGCGTCCGGGTTTCACTTATCAACTCAATTATAGATTGGCGTGATGGTAAGTCTCAACCTTATCAGTAGATTCCCTGCATGCCTAGCaattt
This portion of the Salvelinus sp. IW2-2015 linkage group LG4q.1:29, ASM291031v2, whole genome shotgun sequence genome encodes:
- the LOC111962456 gene encoding PCNA-associated factor-like gives rise to the protein MVRTKADSVPGTYRKAVAASAPRKSLGASSSANALSSSQAGTPAKSKFAGGNPVCPRPTPTWQKGIGDFFGGPSXKPDKENHLPQSDDEEAGVSGVSKSSRNSRPLPAEDAEGE